A stretch of the Phyllopteryx taeniolatus isolate TA_2022b chromosome 5, UOR_Ptae_1.2, whole genome shotgun sequence genome encodes the following:
- the LOC133478121 gene encoding YY1-associated factor 2-like has product MVTFEPLNHTDGNLCIMGDKKSPTRPKRQPKQPPADDGYWDCSVCTFRNTAEAFKCTMCDVRKGTSTRKPRPVSQLVVQQVNQQFAPPPTLLKKEKKEKSEKSDKELTLRKKSLKKMRPRLKNVDRSSAQHLEVTVGDLTVIITDFKEKAKPTSTSASVAAADLHSQSGSSSDNTEGGASRCSSPRGEGSSVSGDAR; this is encoded by the exons ATGGTAACGTTTGAGCCTTTAAACCACACTGACGGCAACTTGTGTATTATGGGCGACAAGAAGAGTCccacaag gCCGAAACGGCAGCCGAAGCAGCCGCCCGCCGACGATGGCTACTGGGACTGCAGCGTCTGCACCTTCAGGAACACCGCCGAGGCGTTCAAGTGCACGATGTGCGATGTTAGGAAAGGGACGTCAACCCG aaaaccTCGGCCTGTTTCCCAGTTGGTCGTACAGCAAGTAAATCAGCAATTTGCACCGCCGCCCACGCTGCTcaaaaaggagaagaaagaaaaatcagaGAAGAGCGACAAAGAACTCACATTGAGGAAGAAAAGCTTAAAAAAGATGAG ACCAAGGTTAAAAAACGTGGACCGCAGCAGCGCTCAGCATCTGGAGGTAACAGTCGGTGACCTAACGGTAATAATCACAGACTTTAAGGAGAAAGCCAAACCTACATCTACTTCGGCGAGCGTCGCAGCCGCCGACCTGCACAGTCAAAGCGGCTCGAGCTCTGACAACACTGAGGGAGGAGCGTCGCGGTGCTCCTCGCCACGGGGGGAGGGATCGTCAGTCAGCGGAGACGCTCGCTAA
- the LOC133478119 gene encoding glucoside xylosyltransferase 1-like isoform X1 — MRCYLRALLLCTAFTFFSSLYVINYLASTLEDSARRGLNEERTPDGESRNTGNVLRKRPGLAGREAREQHRDRIDSEVEDGSDESSHLAVVACGPRLEETLTMLKSAILFSKKPLKFYIFADDELQGGFQNALHSWPRSVQTRFNFTIYPITFPSGNENEWKKLFKPCASQRLFLPLILKEVDSLLYVDTDILFLQPVEDIWVFFSQFNASQLAAMAPEHEEPRIGWYNRFARHPYYGTTGVNSGVMLMNMTRLRETFFKNDMTTVALQWSEMLMPLLQKYKLNITWGDQDLLNIIFHHNPECLYVFPCQWNYRPDHCVYGLNCQQAEKDGVFILHGSRGVYHNEKQPAFRVVYEAIQQYPFGENMETSLLQPLEASLQTTTHSYCGRQSHLFTKRLKQSIASVQQVRRGR, encoded by the exons ATGCGATGTTATCTGCGTGCATTGCTCCTGTGCACGGCGTTCACCTTTTTTTCGTCGCTCTACGTGATCAATTATCTCGCATCCACACTGGAGGACAGCGCTCGGCGGGGCCTTAACGAGGAGAGGACACCCGACGGAGAGAGTCGTAACACGGGGAACGTTCTCAGGAAAAGACCCGGATTGGCAGGCCGTGAAGCTCGCGAGCAGCACAG AGACAGGATAGACTCTGAAGTGGAGGACGGCAGCGATGAAAGTAGTCACCTGGCCGTGGTGGCCTGTGGCCCAAGGCTGGAGGAGACGCTCACCATGCTCAAGTCTGCTATCCTGTTCAGCAAAAAGCCTCTAAAATTTTACATCTTTGCCGATGACGAGCTTCAGGGCGGCTTTCAAAATGCG CTGCACTCCTGGCCGAGGTCCGTTCAGACCAGGTTTAACTTCACCATCTACCCCATCACTTTCCCCAGCGGTAATGAGAATGAGTGGAAGAAGCTCTTCAAACCGTGTGCCTCTCAAAGACTCTTTTTACCA CTGATCCTGAAGGAGGTGGACTCTTTGCTGTACGTGGACACAGATATCCTCTTCCTGCAGCCCGTGGAGGACATCTGGGTCTTCTTCTCCCAGTTCAACGCGAGCCAGCTCGCTGCCATGGCTCCGGAGCACGAGGAGCCACGGATCGGCTGGTACAACCGCTTTGCCCGCCACCCTTACTACGGCACGACTGGCGTCAACTCAGGGGTCATGCTCATGAACATGACACGCCTCAGGGAAACCTTTTTTAAG AATGATATGACTACAGTTGCGCTTCAATGGAGTGAAATGCTGATGCCCCTTCTTCAAAAGTATAAACTCAACATCACCTGGGGGGACCAGGACCTTCTCAATATCATATTTCATCACAACCCAG AATGCCTCTACGTGTTCCCCTGCCAGTGGAACTACCGTCCGGACCATTGCGTCTATGGTCTCAACTGTCAGCAAGCTGAAAAAGATGGCGTCTTCATTCTCCACGGTAGCAGGGGAGTTTACCATAATGAAAAGCAGCCGGCGTTTAGAGTCGTTTATGAGGCCATCCAGCAG TACCCCTTTGGCGAGAACATGGAGACCTCACTGCTTCAGCCACTGGAAGCGTCTCTCCAGACCACCACCCATTCCTACTGTGGACGGCAGAGCCACCTGTTCACCAAGAGGCTCAAACAAAGTATCGCATCTGTTCAACAGGTCAGGCGGGGAAGATGA
- the LOC133478119 gene encoding glucoside xylosyltransferase 1-like isoform X2: MRCYLRALLLCTAFTFFSSLYVINYLASTLEDSARRGLNEERTPDGESRNTGNVLRKRPGLAGREAREQHRCKSLSVSYWNPYWRLPADVCGLNCFLDSPFRDRIDSEVEDGSDESSHLAVVACGPRLEETLTMLKSAILFSKKPLKFYIFADDELQGGFQNALHSWPRSVQTRFNFTIYPITFPSGNENEWKKLFKPCASQRLFLPLILKEVDSLLYVDTDILFLQPVEDIWVFFSQFNASQLAAMAPEHEEPRIGWYNRFARHPYYGTTGVNSGVMLMNMTRLRETFFKNDMTTVALQWSEMLMPLLQKYKLNITWGDQDLLNIIFHHNPECLYVFPCQWNYRPDHCVYGLNCQQAEKDGVFILHGSRGVYHNEKQPAFRVVYEAIQQYPFGENMETSLLQPLEASLQTTTHSYCGRQSHLFTKRLKQSIASVQQVRRGR; the protein is encoded by the exons ATGCGATGTTATCTGCGTGCATTGCTCCTGTGCACGGCGTTCACCTTTTTTTCGTCGCTCTACGTGATCAATTATCTCGCATCCACACTGGAGGACAGCGCTCGGCGGGGCCTTAACGAGGAGAGGACACCCGACGGAGAGAGTCGTAACACGGGGAACGTTCTCAGGAAAAGACCCGGATTGGCAGGCCGTGAAGCTCGCGAGCAGCACAG GTGTAAATCACTGTCAGTCTCTTACTGGAATCCGTATTGGAGACTGCCTGCTGATGTTTGTGGACTGAACTGCTTTTTGGATTCACCCTTTAG AGACAGGATAGACTCTGAAGTGGAGGACGGCAGCGATGAAAGTAGTCACCTGGCCGTGGTGGCCTGTGGCCCAAGGCTGGAGGAGACGCTCACCATGCTCAAGTCTGCTATCCTGTTCAGCAAAAAGCCTCTAAAATTTTACATCTTTGCCGATGACGAGCTTCAGGGCGGCTTTCAAAATGCG CTGCACTCCTGGCCGAGGTCCGTTCAGACCAGGTTTAACTTCACCATCTACCCCATCACTTTCCCCAGCGGTAATGAGAATGAGTGGAAGAAGCTCTTCAAACCGTGTGCCTCTCAAAGACTCTTTTTACCA CTGATCCTGAAGGAGGTGGACTCTTTGCTGTACGTGGACACAGATATCCTCTTCCTGCAGCCCGTGGAGGACATCTGGGTCTTCTTCTCCCAGTTCAACGCGAGCCAGCTCGCTGCCATGGCTCCGGAGCACGAGGAGCCACGGATCGGCTGGTACAACCGCTTTGCCCGCCACCCTTACTACGGCACGACTGGCGTCAACTCAGGGGTCATGCTCATGAACATGACACGCCTCAGGGAAACCTTTTTTAAG AATGATATGACTACAGTTGCGCTTCAATGGAGTGAAATGCTGATGCCCCTTCTTCAAAAGTATAAACTCAACATCACCTGGGGGGACCAGGACCTTCTCAATATCATATTTCATCACAACCCAG AATGCCTCTACGTGTTCCCCTGCCAGTGGAACTACCGTCCGGACCATTGCGTCTATGGTCTCAACTGTCAGCAAGCTGAAAAAGATGGCGTCTTCATTCTCCACGGTAGCAGGGGAGTTTACCATAATGAAAAGCAGCCGGCGTTTAGAGTCGTTTATGAGGCCATCCAGCAG TACCCCTTTGGCGAGAACATGGAGACCTCACTGCTTCAGCCACTGGAAGCGTCTCTCCAGACCACCACCCATTCCTACTGTGGACGGCAGAGCCACCTGTTCACCAAGAGGCTCAAACAAAGTATCGCATCTGTTCAACAGGTCAGGCGGGGAAGATGA